Part of the Cuculus canorus isolate bCucCan1 chromosome 25, bCucCan1.pri, whole genome shotgun sequence genome is shown below.
GCCCCACCCCGGGCATCCCGGCCCCGGGACAGAATTCCCGGTCCAGCCCCGTTGCCGGTACAGCATCCCGGTgctgcccccccatccccggtCCATCCATCCCTCGTGCAGCAGCCCCGGCCCGTACAGCATCCCTGGTCCGACCCCCCCTGCCCCCGGTACAGCATCCATCCCCCGCCAGTACAGCATCCTGGGTGCAGCCCCCCCACCTCAGGGCAGCATCCCCGGTCCTACAcgccaccccctccccccccctccatcccgCACCCCGGATCCAGCCCCGTACAGCATCCCTGGTCCAatcccccctccccgggcagcaTCCCCggtccccccccgcccccccagcccagcaccccctCCTCGGGTCcctggagggagggaggggccgggggggcgcagctgcctcagctctgctccccctcccccccatgCTGCCGAGGCATTCGAATCGCCCCCCGCCCCAACGAgggagggggggctggggggggggggcagtgtTAACCTCTTCCTGTCTGCCCTGCAAAGAGCATCCCCTTATCCGCCGCCCCATCCTGCTTACTCCCCCGCCCCACATCCTCCCGGGGACTGACTCCCCTCAAATGGGGCGATGGGTGCTCTGTCTGCTCCCCCCTCCCAAGTCCTtgcccctctcccagtgctgcaaGGCTGAGGGTGtgggacactgggaatgggggggacacacccttgcccccccccccccccccccgcattGGGTCTGGGTGTGCTGGAGTCGGGGTCCCCCTCCCTGatcccccctctgtccccagctctgtcccaccaTGTCGGTCTCCAAACTGCAGGACGGGGATGAGGTTTTTGGTGAGCACGGGGGGCCCGTGGGGTGCagacacccatgggtgctgcccCCCGGCCCTTCAGCAGCGAGGGGGGAGCCCGAGATGGGCCTGGGGACATGGAGATGGGCATGGGGGATGGAGCCACCACAGAGAGACACgtgtggggcaggggacaggggggaGTGGGGACAGACACAGGgttgggggacatggggacgcatagggggatgtggggacacccAGGGGGAGGTGGGGATGCACAGGGGGAGGTGGGACATGGGGACTCACGGGGGGGACACGGCACATGGGTGCGGGCACAGGGATGAGCATAGGGTGACATAGCCGTGGGGACCCAGCAGGGGccacagcccagagcagctcctcagggttggggtgcagggggtggcAGCGGGACAGGGACATCGGGGTAATCCCGGGCAAAGCCTCCTCGCCCAGGTGACGGGGACGCTCAGGGACGCCCCACTGCCCTCTCTCTGTGCCGGGGCAGCTCTTTGAActcttctctctgtccctctgtcccctgtCCCACTCCACCGGGTGCCCCATCCACCCATGTCCCCAATGCttccctctcccatctcctctggGACCCTCACCCTTTGACGCCTGCCCTGTCCCTGcgcccccatccctgtcccctccccaccaCATTGGCCTTCTCCTCCTGTCTGCCTCCCCTTCCAATCTCCCTGTCTGTCCGTCCCTCTACCTGGTCGTATCCTCCCCCCCATACACCTGTCCAtcctccctgcctccttttccctccctgtctgtctgtccatctgccccaccttccctctccctgcctgcccatCCATACACCACTCTCTCCTGTATCCTTGCCCCTACCCTTCTGTCTCCTTTCCCTACCTGTCCATctgtccttccttcccccccttgCATCTCATTGTCTCTACCTCTCCATTtgtccatccctgtccccatcactCCACCCCCACCTCCTTGTCACTACCTATCTGTCcaccatttccttttccttacctgtctgtccatccacctgtccgtctgtccatccatccatccatccatccatccatccatccacccacaTCTTCCTTACCTGAATGCCATCCATTCTTACAACCATCCTTCCCTCGCATCTCCTTCTCACCTCTCCATTTGTCCATCCATCTCCTTTTCCCCgttcccatccatccatccatccatccatccatccatccatccatctcttccttctccttgcccgtatgtccatccatccatctgtccatcccTCCATATCTTCCTTCTCCCTacctgtccatctgtctgtccatccatccatccacgtttttcttctctctgcccaTCCACCCATGCCTCCTCCTTGCCTGTCTGTCTGCCCCTCCACACCTCCTCCTGTCCCGTcccgtccgtctgtccgtctctctctctctctctctgccccgGTCTCTCTTTCACCCCCAGATTTTACCGCTGTGGTTCCAGAGACGCCGCGCCTGGACAGCAGCCTGCAGAAGGCCCGCGCGCGGCTCCTGGCCAAGGGACGCCGGCACCGGCCATCGCGCTCCCGCCTGCGAGACAGCGCCAGCTCCACCGAGGGCGACGAGGGGCCCGAGGCGGGGGTGAGCCGGGGGGCTGGGGGCACTGCGGCCCCGAGGGATGGTGGCGGGGGGACGCCGGGGTGGGAGAGGGATGAGGGCGCAGGGGTTTGACGCTCCGGTGCCGTGTGCCCCCAGGGAGCTGAGGGCGACGGCGCCCCGGCCCCCTCGCCCTTCTCCTTCGAGGCGGGGGCGTCGCGGCGGGCGCTGGGGGAGCCCCTCGCCCCCTCGCCCCCCCTCAGCCGGTACCGGCCCCTCACCGAGGCCTCGTCCCAGGAGGGGCTGGCGGGCACCCCCTCGCCCAAGTCCTGCCACAGCTCCGACAGCTCGCCCGGCTTCGCCCGCCGCGACGCCTGGCCCCAGCGGCACAGCGAAGGTGAGACCCCCAAAGCCACCGCGGGGACCCCGGCACGCTGGGGACAGTGGGTGACACCCCCATCCTCATTCCACAGACGACAGCCGGGACATGAGCCCCCCCGAGCCAGCCAGCCCCACCGTGGGGCTCGACaggaaaacaaggaggaaattcttgGATTTGGGGTGAGACTCGGTCCTGGgggggaagaggctgagggatgGAGGCGATGGAAGGAGCAATGgaagcagggatggagggaaaacagagggagggatgggaagaGAAATAGTGGGCAgatggatggggatggagggagagatggaTGGAGGACAGAAGAAAGGATGGATGTGTGATGGAGGAAGAGGCTGGAAAGGTGATGGAGATGTCTCAGAATGCAtggagggggcactgggggggctcAGCTATCAGGACACCCCACTCTCCACCAACTCAGTCCCTCGTGCCCAGGGTGACCCTGCGCCGGGCGTCCTCCAGCAAGAGCCGGAAGGAGAAGGGCAGCAACCGCCTGTCCATGGGCAGCAGGTGAGGGTCCCGCCAGGgcggggggctgctggggcagcCCCGGCCCCTGACATGGCTCTGTCCCCAGGGAGGCAGCCGAGGGTCCCAGCCGCCCCTCGGGGTCCCCCTTCCTGCCCTTCTCCTGGTTCTCAGACGGTGCGAGGGGCTCGGCATCCCCCGGCTCGTCGTCACCCACTGTCTCACCCCGGCATGAGGGGCTCAGCCCTGCCAAATCCGCCTCCCAGGTCAGTGCCTGGGACGGGGGTCCCGGCCCCATGGCAAGGGGTAGGGGATGGCATGGGAGCCctatggggcaggggctgcAAGGAACAAGGGGGTGCATGAGCTACGTACCTACAGGGGCAGGGGTCACAGCCCCATAGTTCTGGGGGTCTATAGTGGCAAGGGGCACAGCCCCATGGGTCTGGGCAGCTGTAGGGCCAGGGGACACAGCCCCATAGGGTCAAGGTGGCTTTAGAGGGGCCCAAAGCCCCACACGGTCTGGTAGCCCCATGAGGAGCCCGAGCCCCATGGGGAGGGTGGCtatggggtgggtgctgggggctgcaggcCGCTGTGGGGCAGTGGGGCCAGCCCTGCCCTCGCCTTCCCGCTGCCCCAGGACTCGACACTGAGTGAGGACTCCCCGACGCCCAGCGCCAGCCCGCGCCTGCCTggccccacagccaccaggTGCTCCTACCCCTACCACACTCTGTCCCAGTCCTCGGATGAGGTAAGCCAGGACATGGGGTCGGGgtccccctccccaggcacTGTGGGGTCCCCCACTAACCCCGGACCCCCACCCTCAGTTCCTGGACGAGCCCCCCGGCGCAGCCGTGGGCTGGACGTGCCAGCAGGTGGGACAGTGGTTGGAGAGCCTCAACCTGGAGCGCTACGCCGAGGAGTTCTCCGCCCACGGTGTCGATGGTCCCCGGCTCCTGCACCTCGACGGTGCCAAGCTCAAGGTACGGGGCTGGGGGGCTCTTCTGCTGGGAGGTAGGGGTCCCAGGCACCCCAACAGGCTCAGTTGTAGGGCACAGGGTTCTAGGTACCCTGCTCCATGGGGGCAGGAGGTCTGGGTAGGTTCTAGGTACCCCAAGGGGCCCATCATGGGCTCTATGTGGCAGGAAGTGGGAAGAGGTTCCAGATATCCCGATGGACAAGCCAAGGAGGCATATGGGAGTTTCTAGGTACCCCAGGGGGTGCTCCATGGGGCAGGAGGGTTGGGTGGGTTCTAGGTACCCCAAAGGGACTATGCGGGTACCTCAGCAGGATGGTCCTTAGGACGGGGAGTGCAAGGTGGTCCAGGTGAGCTGGTTCATAGAATAGGGGGTGCCGGTGCCCCACAGCTGTGGTGGTGTTGCGTGGCCGCACCACCACAGCCCGGCTGTGCCAGCAGGCGCTGGGCGTGGGCAGCTCCCAGGACCGTGCGGTGCTGAAGCGGAAGCTGAAGGAGCTGAGCTTGGCTGTGGAGAAGGAGCGCAAGGcccaggagaaggcagagaagcagcgggagaagcagaagaagaaggaCCAGGAGCAGCGGCGGAGCTAagggggggctggagcacccctgcaccccctccccacccacagACCCCAGACAAGCGCCCGGCGCCGGCACAGGATGCGGTGCCGTGATGGCGCTGCCAGGCTGGGATAAGAACAGAGTGGCATGTGCCTCCCCCCCAGCcgccccctccctgcctgcacccctgcACCTCACGGGCACAGCCTGGGCCCCCTGGGCCCACTTTCCGGATGCAAATGGCACAGTGGACCCCCGTCCCTGTCCCATCACCCCCTGAGGGGCTCACAGCCACCCCCCACCCATGCCCCCCAGCCCGGGGAGTGTACAGCCTGACCCCCCCGACACACACAGCCCCCCTTCGGGGTGCAGGGAGTGAACTCTgacctccagccccacagacgGCGCCCCAGGGGACCccccaaggaaataaaagggtATTGAGGGCCAGTGCAAAACAGTGCCAACATTGTGAACCTGaatgggatggggctgggagacaaggtggggtggggggagctcTGTGCCAGGCTGGGAGGCAATGAGAGGCAGGGGGACAGAAAGGCCCCCACCCCAGGACCCAGCCCCTCCATTCCTGagccccccgtgtccccaggtGCCCCCTGTGACTGCACTGGGGTGGGTAAATTGAGGCACAGGGGGCACTGAAAGGCAGGGAACCCCAAAGCACCATGCAGGAAGCTCAGTCAACATCCATTTTATTGATGGGGTCCGGGGAGTGGGGGGTGCTCCTGAGCATGTGGGGACCCCCCAGGGGTGCAGGGAGCTGAGGGGCACACGCGGCTGGCAGGGGGCACACACAGGCAAGAACAGCTCAGTAGTGCAAGACTGGGGACGGCGCGGGCAGCAGGGACGGGCTGGTGTGCTCAGGCCTGGTCCCCCCACCCCATCGGGGGCTAAGAAGTGCTACTGGTCATACTGGGAAAGGACCAGTCCCTGGCTGCCCTGGGGCACTCCCTCCTGTGGTAGGGGCCAAGTGGAGGGGGGAGGCAACAGGGGCTCTGCCTGTTCCCTGCTGTGCTAATGCCACCCACAGCTACGGACCTAAGTGCCACCAAGGTGCTGGGACCTCCTGCCCCACTGTCGTGTCCCCCCCCATCTCCCACGCTTCCCAGTGAGCCCTAATGGCAGCGGGAGGTGGAACTGGGGTGCTAAAAACCCCCACACCGGcataaaaaaccccactctggggtgctgggggacaccgggggggcAGGGTCTCTCGTCAGGCTGGGGGGGCCGCGAGCCCCCAGGGAGGCCCTAGGGGACGCGGTAGGTGGAGGTGTTTTTGGGCTCGGTGCTGGGGACACACCAGTCTCCTGCCTCCTGGCTAGCCTGGTAGTGCCGCCACGCCGACTTGTTGTAGACAGGCAGGCGCTCCACCGAGTCCGTGGACAGAGCCTGCGGGAGACATGGTGCTGGGGAGGGCACTGCGCTCTGCCCCCAGAGCCACAGCCCCCCCTGCTCCGCGACACAGACCCACCTTCAGGTAGATGACAGCGTCGGTGCCGAAGCCCTCCATGGAGAAGAGCTGCAGGTCCCCCTGGAAGTACTTGGCATAGAGGCGCGAGATGGGCAACCCATAGCCAAAGCCGGCCTGGGGGGCAAGGGCAGGGGCTGAGAGGGTGTCTATCGCTGGGGTCGGTGCCCCCAGGGCAACCCACACCACCTCGAAGTGGCCTCAAACCACCCCAAGCAGCACCCAGCAGTGTCCACAGGCCACCTTGAGGGTCCGCCGGTGGTCGACACTACCCTTAGACCACCCCATGCCACCCCAAAGTGTCCCCACGCCACCCTACCATACCCAAATGTCCCCACTGGCACTCCAAAGTGTCTCCATGACACCCCTAGGCATTCCCAAAATGTCCTCAAGCCACACCTAAATGTCCCCAAAAGCCCTCATGCCAAGCCCAAACCTCCCCACACCACCCCCAGGCACCCCCAAGCTTCTTCACACCTCCCCCAGGTACCCCCAAGCCTCCCCATGCCACCCTCAAAGCACCCCATTCCACTCCAGCCACTCCAGAATGTCCCCATGCCACCCCCAGTCACCCTCAAACGTCCCCATACCCCCCCTCAGCCGCACCCTCGCACCCCATCCCTCATCCCCAATCCCCGAGGGGTCCCCACGGTGCCTCCCGGGGGGCTCATACCAGGGGAGCCCCACCAGTGCCAAGCTGTGGGGTAGGCGCGGTGGAGTACATGTAGCTGAAGAGCCGCTCGATCTTGCGCAGGGGGACACCCATGCCCCGGTCGCTCATCTGCAAGACACTATGGGGTGACCACCCCACCCTGAACCACACACCCCTCACGGTGGGTTTGGGGATCCCTCTGGATGGAGACAGTGGTCCCTCACGCACCTTGATGGAGAGGTCCTCCTGGCCCAGGGCCACCATCACCTTGATGGCCGGCAGACGTGGGCTGTTCTCATGGCTCTCCACAGTGGCTCGCATGGCATTCTGCGGGCACGGAGCGGCTGTGGGTTAGGGGAGCTCCCTGCAACCTTGCACCTGTCCCCCAAGGGGGCTGGGGTTACCTTGAAAAGCTCAAAGAGCATGTGGTACAGGTGCGACGGGACGTAGACAATGCTGATGGGCTGCTGGGCGTTGCTTGCTGCAGGGCAAGGAGAGTGGCCGTCAGCATCATCACCCACCACCCAACCCCAAACAAGCCACCCGAGGATCCACTGCTGCAGGGACTCCCCCCAGGCCTCACCGTTCACCTCTTCGATCTCCAGGTCAGGAGAGGACATGTAGTACTTGTCACACAGCAGCTTGGCCATGTTGTAGGCGTCTGGAGGGACAGGGGGGGTCAGCACCCCCGGCACAAAGCGCCAAATGATGTCCCCCGACCCCACCCCTAGGTACCCTAAAATGTCTCGATCAGATCAAGTGTCCCTTCATATGCGTGCCCCACCACTCCCACCCCACCTCACAAAAGCAGGGGGAGGGTTTGGGGCCCCTTTCTACCCCCCACCCCAAATCTTTCCCATTCTCCCAGATCCAAGCAGTTTCGGGATCGCCTGGAGTCACCCCAAAGCCCAGGACACCTCAGCTGAGCCTGCCCAAACTCATGACACAAATGGCTCCTAAACAGTGAGATCCCAGGGCGAGGGGAAGATTGGGGGGTCTCCAGCCTCTCCCCCACCCTCCCAGTCCGTGCACCCCCATACCCACAGACCTCTCACCACGTTGGCCACACCGCAGTGGGGGTCGATGCTCCCGATGTGCTTGGGGTGCGCGGGGTTGGTGCTGCCATCgaagagcagggctggggaggggacgGGCGGAACAGCGAGCGGTGGGGACCCCACACCAGCCCTGGTGTCACCCGGGGGCACCCCTCTAGGCTGTGCCTAAGGCTGGGCTTAGTGTCATCCCAGGGGAAAAGGGGACACTCAGGGGTTAGGAACATGCGTAGGGGCAGAATTGGAGGGTTCCGAAGGCAGGAGATGCCGGGGGGGGTTGAACGCCTGGGGCTGGCACGGCACGGGGGGGCTCAGGGGCAGATCCCAGTGGCTGGGGGGGACCCTTGAGGCAGATCTTCAGATCTGGGGGTGACACTTGGGGCTGGGGAGGATGCTTGGGGCAGGATCCTTGGGTTGGGAAGGGGACATTTGGGGCAGGAACCCTGAGATTGGGGGTGACAGTTGGGACAAGGAGATGCTCAGGGCAGGTTCCCTGGGACTGGGGGTGACACTGGGGACAGAGGCAGGATCCCTGGGGTGGGTGGACACTGGGGATGGGGGCAGGATCCATGCAGTAGGAACCCTCAGGGAATGGGGATGCTCAGGGGCAGGACGCTGGGGGCTCGGGGGAtgcaggaggtgctcagggctgaGAGGGACGCTTGTGGCTGATGGGGATCCCCCGGGGCAGGGCAAGGGACACACCTGGGACCCCGGGGCAGGCAGGAGACACCCCTGGGGCAGCCAGGGACCccaaggcagggcagggggcaCCCCTGGGATCCCCAAGGCAGGCAGGGCCCCTGCACTCACTGTGCTGGTTGATAAGCATGCGGATGGAGATGCGGCTCAGGTAGAAGCGGTCGAGGAAGTACTGGATGTTCTGGTTGGAGACTGGGTCATCCCCATAGGCCTCCTTATACTCGATGACGCCCTG
Proteins encoded:
- the SAMD14 gene encoding sterile alpha motif domain-containing protein 14 isoform X1 → MPRERGECGLCPTMSVSKLQDGDEVFDFTAVVPETPRLDSSLQKARARLLAKGRRHRPSRSRLRDSASSTEGDEGPEAGGAEGDGAPAPSPFSFEAGASRRALGEPLAPSPPLSRYRPLTEASSQEGLAGTPSPKSCHSSDSSPGFARRDAWPQRHSEDDSRDMSPPEPASPTVGLDRKTRRKFLDLGVTLRRASSSKSRKEKGSNRLSMGSREAAEGPSRPSGSPFLPFSWFSDGARGSASPGSSSPTVSPRHEGLSPAKSASQDSTLSEDSPTPSASPRLPGPTATRCSYPYHTLSQSSDEFLDEPPGAAVGWTCQQVGQWLESLNLERYAEEFSAHGVDGPRLLHLDGAKLKALGVGSSQDRAVLKRKLKELSLAVEKERKAQEKAEKQREKQKKKDQEQRRS
- the SAMD14 gene encoding sterile alpha motif domain-containing protein 14 isoform X3, which translates into the protein MSVSKLQDGDEVFDFTAVVPETPRLDSSLQKARARLLAKGRRHRPSRSRLRDSASSTEGDEGPEAGGAEGDGAPAPSPFSFEAGASRRALGEPLAPSPPLSRYRPLTEASSQEGLAGTPSPKSCHSSDSSPGFARRDAWPQRHSEDDSRDMSPPEPASPTVGLDRKTRRKFLDLGVTLRRASSSKSRKEKGSNRLSMGSREAAEGPSRPSGSPFLPFSWFSDGARGSASPGSSSPTVSPRHEGLSPAKSASQDSTLSEDSPTPSASPRLPGPTATRCSYPYHTLSQSSDEFLDEPPGAAVGWTCQQVGQWLESLNLERYAEEFSAHGVDGPRLLHLDGAKLKALGVGSSQDRAVLKRKLKELSLAVEKERKAQEKAEKQREKQKKKDQEQRRS
- the PDK2 gene encoding pyruvate dehydrogenase kinase, isozyme 2 — protein: MRLLQSLAKRAALAGVPTYIEHFSKFSPSPLSMKQFLDFGSTNACEKTSFAFLRQELPVRLSNIMKEINLLPDRVLHTPSVQLVQSWYVQSLLDIMEFLDRDPEDQATLGQFTNALVTIRNRHNDVVPTMAQGVIEYKEAYGDDPVSNQNIQYFLDRFYLSRISIRMLINQHTLLFDGSTNPAHPKHIGSIDPHCGVANVVRDAYNMAKLLCDKYYMSSPDLEIEEVNASNAQQPISIVYVPSHLYHMLFELFKNAMRATVESHENSPRLPAIKVMVALGQEDLSIKMSDRGMGVPLRKIERLFSYMYSTAPTPQLGTGGAPLAGFGYGLPISRLYAKYFQGDLQLFSMEGFGTDAVIYLKALSTDSVERLPVYNKSAWRHYQASQEAGDWCVPSTEPKNTSTYRVP
- the SAMD14 gene encoding sterile alpha motif domain-containing protein 14 isoform X4; the protein is MSVSKLQDGDEVFETPRLDSSLQKARARLLAKGRRHRPSRSRLRDSASSTEGDEGPEAGGAEGDGAPAPSPFSFEAGASRRALGEPLAPSPPLSRYRPLTEASSQEGLAGTPSPKSCHSSDSSPGFARRDAWPQRHSEDDSRDMSPPEPASPTVGLDRKTRRKFLDLGVTLRRASSSKSRKEKGSNRLSMGSREAAEGPSRPSGSPFLPFSWFSDGARGSASPGSSSPTVSPRHEGLSPAKSASQDSTLSEDSPTPSASPRLPGPTATRCSYPYHTLSQSSDEFLDEPPGAAVGWTCQQVGQWLESLNLERYAEEFSAHGVDGPRLLHLDGAKLKALGVGSSQDRAVLKRKLKELSLAVEKERKAQEKAEKQREKQKKKDQEQRRS
- the SAMD14 gene encoding sterile alpha motif domain-containing protein 14 isoform X2; the protein is MPRERGECGLCPTMSVSKLQDGDEVFETPRLDSSLQKARARLLAKGRRHRPSRSRLRDSASSTEGDEGPEAGGAEGDGAPAPSPFSFEAGASRRALGEPLAPSPPLSRYRPLTEASSQEGLAGTPSPKSCHSSDSSPGFARRDAWPQRHSEDDSRDMSPPEPASPTVGLDRKTRRKFLDLGVTLRRASSSKSRKEKGSNRLSMGSREAAEGPSRPSGSPFLPFSWFSDGARGSASPGSSSPTVSPRHEGLSPAKSASQDSTLSEDSPTPSASPRLPGPTATRCSYPYHTLSQSSDEFLDEPPGAAVGWTCQQVGQWLESLNLERYAEEFSAHGVDGPRLLHLDGAKLKALGVGSSQDRAVLKRKLKELSLAVEKERKAQEKAEKQREKQKKKDQEQRRS
- the SAMD14 gene encoding sterile alpha motif domain-containing protein 14 isoform X5, giving the protein MPRERGECGLCPTMSVSKLQDGDEVFDFTAVVPETPRLDSSLQKARARLLAKGRRHRPSRSRLRDSASSTEGDEGPEAGEGLAGTPSPKSCHSSDSSPGFARRDAWPQRHSEDDSRDMSPPEPASPTVGLDRKTRRKFLDLGVTLRRASSSKSRKEKGSNRLSMGSREAAEGPSRPSGSPFLPFSWFSDGARGSASPGSSSPTVSPRHEGLSPAKSASQDSTLSEDSPTPSASPRLPGPTATRCSYPYHTLSQSSDEFLDEPPGAAVGWTCQQVGQWLESLNLERYAEEFSAHGVDGPRLLHLDGAKLKALGVGSSQDRAVLKRKLKELSLAVEKERKAQEKAEKQREKQKKKDQEQRRS